GTTGCTCAGGTAGGTGGCCACGACGAGCCCCTTCGTCTCGGGCGTCATGAGCCCGCCGGCGGGCACGGCCGTGCACGCACGGCCGACCAACCCTGCGTACAGGTCCTTGATCTCCTTGAGCTGGGGCAGGGGCGTGGTGGTCACGAGTTCGGTCCTCCGGGGTCGATCGGTGGGTGGTGCGCTGGGGGGGTGCGCAGGTGGTGCGGTCAGCGGAAGTGCGGACGCAGCGCCGACTCGAACGTGCCGGCGTCGAAGGGCTTGGCGATGAGGAACAGCGCCCCCTCGCTCTCGGCGAGCTCGCGCATCTGCGGCGAACCCTCCGACGTGACGAAGCCGAACGGGACGCTCGAACCTCCCGCACGCAGGGCGCGCAGGAAGTCGATCCCGTTCATCTCGGGCATGTTCCAGTCCGACAGGACGAGGTCGGGCTCCTCGGAGCGCGTCAGCGCGAGCGCCTCCGCGCCGTCCCCGGCCTGGACGACGTCCCAGTCGCCGTAGCCGGCCTGACGCAGCGTGCGCAGGACGATCTGCCGCATGACGCGGCTGTCGTCGGCGACGAGGACTCTCACAGGTCTTCTCCGTTCGTCGAGGTCCAGAGCTGGATGAGGATCGGGCCGCCCCACCAGAGCAGCGCCTGCTCGTGGTCGGCGGGTCGGGCAGCGGTCGGCTCGACGTGGCCGACCTCGGGCAGCGTCAGGGACGACCCCTCCGGCAGCATGGCCTTGAGGTTCCCGCCGACGACGTTCGCCACCTCCCCGAGCGCGTCCTGGACGTCCTCGAGCGTCACGGGCTCGTCGTCCTCCTTGAGCAGGAGCGAGCGAGCCAGACGGTCCGCGGTCTCGCGGGCCGTGACGACCAGGGTGCGCGAGACCGCCGGGCCGACGATGTCGACCCAGGCGTACAGGGGGTCGAGGATCGGCTCCTCGAGGGCCTCCATGGGCAGGAGCAACCCTGGCTCGCCGTCGACCATCGCGGTGAACAGGTCCTGCGCCATCGGGACGACGCTCTGTGCGAGCGTCGAGGTGGTGTCGGTCATGCGAGCTCCTTCTGCGGCAGCAGCCCGAGCATGTCGAGCTTCGCCTCGAGCGCATCAGGGGTGAACGGCTTGATGAGGTACTCGTGCGCCCCGGCCGCGAGGGCGCGCACGATCTGGTTCTGCTCGGACTCGGTCGTGACCATCATGAGCGTGAGGTCGCGCCAGTCCCGGCGCTTGCGGACCTCCTGGACGAGCTCCAGGCCGTCCATCACGGGCATGTTCCAGTCGACGCACGCCAGGTCGAAGCGTTCACCGGCCTCGAGCAGGTCGAGCGCTGCGCGCCCGTCCCCCGCCTCGGCGATCTCGAAGCCGAGACCCTTCAACGTCGACGCGACGATGCGGCGCATCACGCGCGAGTCGTCGATCACCAGCGCTCTCATGCGCTGCCTCCTCGGAGTCGGTAGATGGAGCCGTGTGCGCCGTCGACGCGTTCCCACGCGGGATCGACACCGACGGTCGTCTCGGCGGCACCCAGGATCAGGTAGCCGCCAGGTCTCACCCGGCTACGGAGCCGGGCGAGGATCGACTGCTTGGTGGGCATGTCGAAGTAGATGAGGACGTTGCGCAGGAAGACCACGTCGAACGTCCCGACGCCCGGAGGCGGCGTGAGCAGGTTGTGCTTCTCGAACGTCAGGTTCCGCCGCAGGGCGGGATCGACCTCCCACTCCGCGCCCGCCCGCCGGAAGTGGCGGACGAGCATCGGGGCGGGCAGGCCACGGTTGACCTCGAGCTGGCTGTACCGGCCGCCGCGGGCACGGTCGAGCACCTGCGCGTTGATGTCGGTCGCGAGGATCCGGAAGCGGTGGTGCCCGTACTCGGCCAGGACCATCGCGATGCTGTAGGGCTCCTGGCCCGTCGAGCACGCAGCGGACCAGATCGAGAGATCGGCGTCGCCGTGGGCCGGCAGGACGACCCGGCGCAGGGCCGTGAACGGTGACGTGTCGCGGAACCACGACGTCTCGTTGGTCGTCATGGCCTCGACCACGCGCACGACCTCCAGTCTCGAGCCGGTGCGCACGTATCGCTGCACGTACTGCTCGACGGCGTCGATCCCGTGCAGGCCCTTCTCCCGGGCCAGCGGGCCGAGGCGCGACTCGACGAGGTACTCCTTGCCGGGCGCGAGCTGGATCGCGCTGTGCCGACGGACCAGGTCGCTCACGAACGCGAACGACTGGGTGGACACGGTCATGCGCGTGCTCCTTCGGTCGCCGAGACGACGGCGCGGGCGAGGTGGTCGAGCG
This region of Oerskovia jenensis genomic DNA includes:
- a CDS encoding response regulator — protein: MRVLVADDSRVMRQIVLRTLRQAGYGDWDVVQAGDGAEALALTRSEEPDLVLSDWNMPEMNGIDFLRALRAGGSSVPFGFVTSEGSPQMRELAESEGALFLIAKPFDAGTFESALRPHFR
- a CDS encoding chemotaxis protein CheX — encoded protein: MTDTTSTLAQSVVPMAQDLFTAMVDGEPGLLLPMEALEEPILDPLYAWVDIVGPAVSRTLVVTARETADRLARSLLLKEDDEPVTLEDVQDALGEVANVVGGNLKAMLPEGSSLTLPEVGHVEPTAARPADHEQALLWWGGPILIQLWTSTNGEDL
- a CDS encoding response regulator, with translation MRALVIDDSRVMRRIVASTLKGLGFEIAEAGDGRAALDLLEAGERFDLACVDWNMPVMDGLELVQEVRKRRDWRDLTLMMVTTESEQNQIVRALAAGAHEYLIKPFTPDALEAKLDMLGLLPQKELA
- a CDS encoding CheR family methyltransferase — translated: MTVSTQSFAFVSDLVRRHSAIQLAPGKEYLVESRLGPLAREKGLHGIDAVEQYVQRYVRTGSRLEVVRVVEAMTTNETSWFRDTSPFTALRRVVLPAHGDADLSIWSAACSTGQEPYSIAMVLAEYGHHRFRILATDINAQVLDRARGGRYSQLEVNRGLPAPMLVRHFRRAGAEWEVDPALRRNLTFEKHNLLTPPPGVGTFDVVFLRNVLIYFDMPTKQSILARLRSRVRPGGYLILGAAETTVGVDPAWERVDGAHGSIYRLRGGSA